In Candidatus Margulisiibacteriota bacterium, the following proteins share a genomic window:
- a CDS encoding ABC transporter permease → MIKRLLPIMKKEFRHLIRDPRSLAITFFMPVVLLFLYSYAVSFDVKNIPTAVFDQDRTPVSRDFIARFANSGYFNIEEYLTSAGQFGDRLDRGQTKVIINIPPRFGAKVQAGEKAELQVLVDGADPTWASSAIGYVNGIALEYSQGLIAPILIKRGIRGRLAQPIELVSRIWYNETLRSLNFYLPGLICIILMQMAAILTSLTIVSEKEQGTLEGLVVSPVRKNELMLGKVIPYVVIAFFDIMMITALGVFWFKVPLKGDFFLLIVSSFIFLVGAMAIGVMVSTIAKTSQEAMQVATFATMLPSLLLSGFIFPIENMPWLLQGISYLIPARYYLRILRDLFLKGVGISSFWPDLLGLAVLSFVFMFISVRLFKKRIE, encoded by the coding sequence ATGATCAAACGATTGCTGCCGATCATGAAAAAGGAGTTCCGGCACCTGATCCGCGATCCGCGTTCGCTGGCGATCACGTTTTTTATGCCGGTCGTTCTGCTTTTCCTCTACAGCTACGCGGTCTCCTTTGACGTTAAGAACATTCCGACGGCGGTCTTCGACCAGGACCGGACCCCGGTCAGCCGCGATTTTATCGCCCGTTTCGCCAACAGCGGCTATTTCAATATTGAAGAATATTTGACCTCGGCCGGACAGTTCGGCGACCGCCTGGATCGGGGGCAAACCAAAGTCATCATTAATATCCCGCCCCGGTTCGGGGCCAAAGTCCAGGCGGGGGAAAAGGCCGAACTTCAGGTCTTGGTCGACGGGGCCGACCCGACCTGGGCCTCGTCGGCGATCGGTTACGTCAACGGGATCGCGCTGGAGTATTCCCAGGGCTTGATCGCTCCGATCCTGATCAAGCGGGGGATAAGGGGGCGGCTTGCCCAGCCGATCGAGCTGGTCTCGCGGATCTGGTACAACGAAACATTGCGCAGCCTCAATTTTTATCTCCCCGGCCTGATCTGTATCATTTTAATGCAAATGGCGGCGATCCTGACCTCTTTGACCATTGTTTCCGAAAAAGAACAGGGGACGCTGGAAGGGTTGGTGGTCAGTCCGGTCCGGAAAAACGAACTGATGCTGGGTAAAGTCATCCCTTACGTCGTCATCGCTTTTTTTGATATCATGATGATCACCGCCCTCGGGGTCTTTTGGTTCAAAGTCCCGCTCAAAGGCGATTTTTTTCTGTTGATCGTCAGTTCCTTCATTTTTCTGGTCGGCGCCATGGCGATTGGCGTCATGGTCTCGACGATCGCCAAGACCAGCCAGGAGGCGATGCAGGTCGCGACTTTCGCGACGATGCTTCCGTCGCTGCTCCTGTCCGGTTTTATTTTTCCAATTGAAAATATGCCCTGGCTTCTTCAGGGGATATCGTACCTGATACCGGCCCGGTACTATTTGCGCATCCTGCGCGATCTTTTCCTTAAAGGGGTCGGGATAAGCTCTTTTTGGCCCGACCTTTTGGGGCTGGCCGTTCTTTCGTTCGTTTTTATGTTTATCAGTGTCCGGCTTTTTAAAAAGAGGATTGAATGA
- a CDS encoding efflux RND transporter periplasmic adaptor subunit gives MDRFKILVLITVLLVGAAFGWYFYQQKHNGKLTASGTIEGTEVTVSSKVTGKVSVILVDEGLTVNEGDVLASIEAEELGEALKSAQARYKIAKDDLDRSQQLYRDRMISQQQYEGAGSSLDIAAAALEIARLQVENTTITAPISGIVLVKAIERGELATIGSPIATLADLTKVKLTVYLPEQNIGQVNLGEEVKISVDSFPGAIFAGRVVYISDRAEFTPKSIQTKEERTTQVFAIRIEIPNPELKLKPGMPADAEFPWTSR, from the coding sequence ATGGACAGGTTCAAGATCCTCGTTTTGATCACGGTCCTGCTTGTTGGCGCCGCTTTCGGCTGGTATTTTTACCAGCAGAAGCACAACGGGAAGTTGACCGCCTCCGGCACGATCGAAGGGACCGAAGTGACGGTCAGCAGTAAAGTGACCGGAAAAGTTTCCGTGATCCTGGTCGACGAAGGGTTGACCGTCAACGAGGGGGATGTTCTGGCTTCGATCGAAGCCGAAGAATTGGGGGAAGCCCTAAAAAGCGCCCAGGCCCGCTACAAGATCGCCAAAGATGATTTAGATCGCAGCCAACAGCTCTACCGCGATCGGATGATCAGCCAACAGCAGTACGAAGGGGCCGGGTCCTCCCTTGATATCGCCGCTGCCGCGTTGGAAATAGCCAGGCTCCAAGTTGAGAATACCACCATCACCGCGCCGATCTCCGGAATCGTCCTGGTCAAAGCGATCGAGCGGGGAGAACTGGCGACGATCGGTTCGCCGATCGCCACCCTGGCCGACCTGACTAAAGTCAAACTGACCGTTTACTTGCCGGAACAAAACATCGGTCAGGTTAATTTGGGCGAAGAAGTGAAAATATCGGTCGATTCTTTTCCCGGCGCAATCTTTGCCGGTCGGGTCGTTTATATCTCGGACCGGGCTGAATTTACCCCTAAATCGATCCAGACCAAAGAGGAGCGGACGACCCAGGTCTTCGCGATCAGGATCGAGATCCCCAACCCGGAACTTAAACTTAAGCCCGGGATGCCGGCGGACGCCGAGTTTCCATGGACTTCGCGATAA
- a CDS encoding ABC transporter ATP-binding protein yields the protein MDFAITTSGLTKKFNGLTAVSSLDLQVRSGEIFGLVGPDGAGKTTTLRMLSTAMEQSDGEALILGLNVKTDEERIRDKIGYMPQRFSLYPDLTVDENIDFYAEIYQVKKSELLPRKKRLLEFTNLAPFIKRRGGQLSGGMQKKLGLACNLIHTPEVLFLDEPTTGVDPISRREFWRILYGLSGVTIIVSTPYMDEAERCNRVGLIREGRLLVCDTPAEVKRRAGAKTLEEAFINLVEGAAK from the coding sequence ATGGACTTCGCGATAACGACCAGCGGCCTGACAAAAAAATTCAACGGGCTGACCGCGGTTTCAAGCCTTGATCTGCAGGTTCGCTCCGGCGAGATTTTCGGCTTGGTCGGTCCCGACGGGGCCGGCAAGACCACCACTTTGCGGATGCTCTCGACCGCCATGGAGCAGTCGGATGGCGAGGCGCTGATCCTCGGCCTTAACGTGAAGACCGACGAAGAGCGGATCCGCGATAAGATCGGTTACATGCCCCAGCGTTTCAGCCTTTACCCCGATTTAACGGTTGATGAGAACATCGATTTTTACGCCGAGATCTACCAGGTGAAAAAAAGCGAGCTTCTGCCCCGCAAAAAACGATTGCTGGAATTTACCAACCTGGCGCCGTTCATCAAACGGCGCGGGGGCCAGTTGTCCGGCGGGATGCAAAAGAAGCTGGGCCTGGCTTGCAACCTGATCCACACGCCGGAAGTTCTCTTCCTTGATGAACCGACGACCGGGGTCGATCCAATCTCCCGGCGGGAGTTCTGGCGGATCCTTTACGGCTTGAGCGGCGTGACCATTATAGTTTCGACTCCTTACATGGACGAGGCGGAACGCTGTAATCGGGTCGGCCTCATCCGGGAAGGGCGGCTGCTGGTCTGCGACACCCCGGCGGAAGTTAAGCGCCGGGCCGGGGCCAAGACTTTGGAAGAGGCTTTTATCAATCTGGTTGAGGGGGCCGCGAAATGA
- a CDS encoding ABC transporter ATP-binding protein, which produces MSGPAIEVKGLSKRFGSFTAVDTINFDVKKGEIFGFLGPNGAGKTTTIRMLCGLVTPTGGEGLVGGLDIRRQGEKIKENIGYMSQKFSLYDDLTVGENIDFYAGIYQTKKETRAAKKRSIVEQAELIGKERVLTANLATSIKQHLALGCALIHEPRIVFLDEPTAGVDPLSRRKFWNIIDNLSAQGVTTLVTTHYMDEAERCDRIALISDGRIIACDTPAKLKSTAMKGVLLEIECDDVMAGLEVIRGRPIILDLTLYGLFLHVVVEKESQGAELREVLVKNKIEVRRIEKIIPSLEDVFVFMVEEQARNKARGAGQ; this is translated from the coding sequence ATGAGCGGCCCGGCGATCGAAGTCAAGGGGCTAAGCAAAAGATTCGGTTCTTTTACAGCGGTCGACACCATCAACTTTGACGTTAAGAAAGGCGAAATTTTCGGCTTCCTTGGGCCGAACGGCGCCGGTAAGACGACGACGATCCGGATGCTTTGCGGCTTGGTGACGCCGACCGGGGGGGAGGGGTTGGTTGGGGGGCTGGATATCCGGCGGCAGGGGGAAAAGATCAAGGAAAATATTGGCTATATGTCGCAGAAGTTTTCCCTTTACGATGACCTGACGGTCGGCGAGAACATCGATTTTTACGCCGGGATCTATCAGACTAAAAAAGAGACCCGGGCGGCCAAGAAGCGGTCGATTGTCGAACAGGCCGAACTGATCGGCAAAGAACGAGTTTTGACCGCGAATCTGGCCACCTCCATTAAACAACATTTGGCGCTGGGGTGCGCCCTGATCCATGAGCCGAGGATCGTTTTTCTCGACGAACCGACCGCCGGCGTCGATCCGCTTTCCCGGCGCAAGTTTTGGAATATTATTGATAATCTTTCCGCTCAAGGAGTGACGACGCTGGTCACCACCCATTACATGGACGAAGCGGAACGCTGCGATCGGATCGCTTTGATCAGCGATGGTCGGATCATCGCCTGCGATACGCCGGCGAAGCTGAAGAGCACGGCGATGAAAGGGGTGCTCCTGGAGATCGAGTGCGACGACGTCATGGCGGGGTTGGAGGTCATAAGGGGGCGGCCGATAATCCTCGACCTGACCCTCTACGGACTTTTTCTCCACGTCGTGGTGGAAAAAGAGAGCCAGGGGGCCGAATTGCGTGAAGTTTTGGTTAAAAATAAGATCGAGGTCCGGCGGATCGAGAAGATCATCCCGTCCTTGGAAGATGTCTTTGTTTTTATGGTCGAAGAGCAGGCCAGAAATAAAGCGCGGGGGGCCGGGCAATGA